A single genomic interval of Helianthus annuus cultivar XRQ/B chromosome 13, HanXRQr2.0-SUNRISE, whole genome shotgun sequence harbors:
- the LOC110901088 gene encoding sulfated surface glycoprotein 185-like, with the protein MEMLRLEKETVEQENKKKERKGSYNICLGMEGNDEIDGNVMLRSTSEPLMSAPCRPRADIRTCLEVFKPLLKTYLLLKTSPPQNTEPQPFTSPPAPPPSPPAPPPPPPPSPPAPPPPPPAPPPRRLTPQPQPLLLLDLQPHLPPPPPPALPRRRPPPPAPLLLRLPFFAGSPSSPAPLLLRWVVAEVVVVDCGGGGGRWL; encoded by the exons ATGGAGATGCTTCGGTTGGAGAAAGAAACGGTCGAGCAG gaaaataaaaaaaaggagaGGAAGGGAAGCTATAACATATGTTTGGGGATGGAGGGGAATGATGAAATAGATGGTAATGTGATGCTGAG AAGTACTTCAGAACCTCTTATGTCTGCGCCgtgcagaccacgcgcagacataagg ACTTGTCTTGAGGTCTTCAAACCTCTTCTGAAGACTTATCTCCTTCTCAAAACATCTCCTCCTCAAAACACAGAACCTCAACCATTCACCTCACCTCCGGCGCCACCACCTTCACCTCCGGCGCCACCACCTCCCCCACCACCTTCACCTCCGGCGCCACCACCTCCCCCACCGGCTCCTCCTCCTCGTCGACTTACACCTCAGCCGCAGCCCCTCCTCCTGCTCGATCTCCAACCTCATCTGCCACCACCTCCCCCACCGGCTCTACCTCGTCGTCGACCTCCACCTCCGGCTCCCCTTCTTCTCCGGCTCCCCTTCTTTGCCGGCTCCCCTTCTTCTCCGGCTCCCCTTCTTCTCCGGTGGGTGGTGGCTGAAGTGGTGGTGGTTgattgtggtggtggaggtggacgGTGGTTGTAG
- the LOC110898266 gene encoding WAT1-related protein At2g37460, giving the protein MSKFKACMSEFFKNGKPFFAVIFIQFGFAGMDILSKAALNEGISNYVFVVYRHAVATIVMAPFALIFDRKIRPKMTRSVFIKIIFLGLLEPVIDQNLFFMGMKATTATFTAAMVNILPAITFVMACILRLEKLNLKGIRSQAKVVGTITTVAGAMVMTLMKGPIIELFWTKGRTYHEVGNQGVDFRHSIKGATMIAVGCFSWSGFMVLQAITLKSYPAELSLTVWICLMGTIEGALVALIMERGNTAVWALKWNTSLVAVLYTGIVCSGLAFYISGIVMKTRGPVFVTAFSPLSMIIVAVMGSIILAEQMYLGRVMGAIVIVAGLYLVVWGKSKDQDEVVKSLSADEELPQIQDKEFKENRNDKIITIKTSDGVSDHHNPINGLA; this is encoded by the exons ATGTCTAAATTTAAGGCTTGCATGAGTGAATTCTTTAAAAATGGGAAGCCATTTTTTGCTGTTATTTTCATACAATTTGGGTTTGCAGGAATGGACATACTTTCAAAGGCAGCTTTGAATGAAGGTATCAGCAATTATGTGTTTGTTGTTTATCGCCATGCAGTTGCCACCATTGTTATGGCTCCTTTTGCCTTAATTTTTGACAG GAAAATAAGGCCAAAGATGACGCGCTCGGTTTTCATCAAGATTATTTTTCTCGGGCTACTCGA GCCGGTTATCGATCAGAACCTTTTCTTTATGGGGATGAAAGCCACAACAGCCACATTTACAGCTGCAATGGTCAATATACTTCCTGCTATAACTTTTGTTATGGCATGCATTCTAAG GCTTGAGAAGCTAAATCTAAAGGGCATACGCAGCCAGGCAAAGGTAGTTGGGACAATTACAACGGTTGCAGGAGCTATGGTGATGACACTGATGAAAGGCCCAATTATAGAGCTGTTTTGGACAAAAGGAAGAACTTATCATGAGGTTGGAAACCAAGGAGTAGATTTCCGTCATTCTATAAAGGGTGCTACTATGATCGCGGTTGGATGCTTCAGTTGGTCAGGTTTCATGGTTTTACAG GCAATCACACTTAAGTCATATCCTGCTGAGTTGTCTCTAACCGTTTGGATATGCTTGATGGGAACAATTGAGGGAGCATTAGTGGCATTAATAATGGAGAGGGGAAACACCGCAGTTTGGGCTCTAAAGTGGAATACATCACTAGTAGCAGTTCTATACACG GGTATAGTATGTTCGGGTCTAGCATTTTACATTTCAGGAATAGTAATGAAAACTAGAGGCCCCGTGTTTGTGACTGCATTTAGCCCATTGAGTATGATCATTGTAGCTGTGATGGGATCAATTATTCTAGCTGAACAAATGTACCTTGGAAG GGTTATGGGAGCCATTGTGATAGTCGCAGGGCTTTATCTTGTCGTATGGGGTAAAAGCAAGGATCAAGATGAAGTTGTTAAGTCTCTTTCGGCTGATGAAGAATTACCACAAATACAGGATAAAGAATTCAAAGAAAACCGTAATGATAAGATCATCACCATCAAAACATCAGATGGAGTTTCTGATCATCACAATCCGATTAATGGTTTAGCCTAG